One window of the Zygotorulaspora mrakii chromosome 6, complete sequence genome contains the following:
- a CDS encoding uncharacterized protein (ancestral locus Anc_5.681), with protein MSTATLSLLDEESFSGLNPKSRTIKARTHIFRNAVLFNVLPSNVISDTSSCEYCRLFSGEVYVEEFLNIHESGSVDQVPSYKLRFGWKYSSNEFFCQTEKIDNIHKLNEVITKWSVWHRIMMQCSGNRYVLLELQFDDMEEDRRFRDLVFRISDEFEILAELMWD; from the coding sequence ATGTCAACGGCGACACTATCTTTACTTGATGAGGAGTCTTTTTCTGGGCTGAATCCCAAGAGCAGAACAATAAAAGCACGCACACATATATTTCGGAATGCTGTGCTATTCAATGTACTGCCGTCAAATGTAATCAGCGACACGTCGAGCTGTGAATACTGCAGACTTTTCAGTGGTGAAGTTTACGTCGAAGAATTTCTGAATATTCATGAGAGTGGTAGTGTTGACCAGGTACCGTCATACAAGCTTAGATTTGGTTGGAAGTATAGTTCGAATGAGTTTTTTTGCCAAACGGAGAAAATTGATAACATTCACAAGTTGAACGAGGTGATAACCAAGTGGTCGGTTTGGCATAGGATTATGATGCAGTGCTCCGGAAACCGATACGTTCTGTTAGAGCTGCAGTTCGACGATATGGAAGAGGATAGGCGCTTTCGGGACCTTGTATTTAGGATAAGcgatgaatttgaaattcttgcaGAGTTAATGTGGGATTAA
- the MRPL20 gene encoding mitochondrial 54S ribosomal protein mL58 (similar to Saccharomyces cerevisiae MRPL20 (YKR085C); ancestral locus Anc_5.682), translated as MQVFVRNFHGTHRSLKGVSRFIDNSKKIPELRGLPSIYNTKSSASNYKGYIKAKIPSAMYYSPAQSSSSGSINIETFPASFLPKGDSRKEFIKNLNSNDKLSGEHAPPVLTSRSTMNPDGKQYHLRPSDIETIKALRSEDPEKYTRKALAKQFNVSPLFISIVSDASKKRKLEMNDRLQQIKLKWHEKRAIARDDRKKRKEFWYRA; from the coding sequence ATGCAGGTCTTTGTTAGAAATTTTCATGGCACACATCGCAGCCTGAAAGGGGTCTCAAGGTTCATCGATAACTCTAAGAAGATTCCCGAATTGCGTGGGTTACCTTCCATTTATAATACCAAGAGCTCTGCATCCAACTACAAAGGGTATATCAAGGCCAAGATTCCATCTGCAATGTATTATAGCCCAGCACAATCATCTAGTTCAGGGTCTATCAATATTGAAACATTCCCAGCATCATTTCTGCCAAAAGGCgattcaagaaaagagtttATCAAAAACCTTAACAGCAATGACAAACTCAGCGGAGAGCATGCTCCACCAGTGCTCACGAGCAGAAGTACCATGAATCCCGATGGCAAACAGTATCATTTGAGACCGTCAGATATCGAAACCATAAAAGCATTGAGAAGTGAGGATCCAGAAAAATATACCAGAAAAGCGTTAGCAAAACAGTTCAATGTGTCGCCACTATTCATATCAATAGTGTCAGACGCATCAAAAAAACGGAAGCTGGAGATGAATGATAGGTTACAACAGATCAAATTAAAGTGGCATGAAAAACGTGCCATTGCTAGAGATGAcagaaagaagaggaaagaGTTTTGGTATAGAGCCTAA
- the PRP16 gene encoding DEAH-box RNA helicase PRP16 (similar to Saccharomyces cerevisiae PRP16 (YKR086W); ancestral locus Anc_5.683), translating into MVEDAGDILRWIQEHFAEAVTEQLVATLRRLYKNNKDNLPGFIEGCNAFGKLRGQDDFIRRLFERLAGAEKGSLSEEHVVKSEPARKKRLGEMSSRVPLNYDSDDNDDDTVDNYPKETPVNVKSKFRMKEVKNDGEMPRMKFKKIKKEVANKLKEYSSTDGRLSISNGKPSNRSNSPSIVHAQVPELQSFYMSISQEPENNDDGTVANSSESDVPEEEQLSEDRGWYNCDDDYGNPVLDDSVKTKELDFTPANQTYMRNKEKATDANDSYTEIQVYALPMSRRKELIPRFLQQYIETRGISNATLIGSFLQSSRDGFTSPFKNPDGVFAINARKGSKLVAIRRLARDQSKSSRQTAEVAGTAVGNVLGIKEDKTENPIAVEIDAKSDKIELTRADIELSRRKLPSYAAKSALLQLIRDNQIMVIIGETGSGKTTQLAQYIYEAGICAGGQLIGCTQPRRVAAISVAKRVALEMDAELGQEVGYAIRFEDETSEKTKIKFMTDGILLREALLDETLEKYGCIVIDEAHERSLNTDIVLGMLKRLLSRRRDLKVIITSATMNAAKFSKFFGSAPLFTIPGRTYPKKLIYSKSPVEDYVEAAVMQTVSIHVSTEIDSGDILIFMTGQEDIEATFDAIKERLAEVYSRNSSISTFNDIDNVEIFTIYSALPGDIQNRIFESLPSGKRKIVIATNIAETSLTIDGIRYVIDPGYAKMKIYNSRIGLDSLTVCPIARANADQRSGRASRTSPGTTYRLYPESTVEEDMFAQTIPEIQRTNLSNTVLLLKTLGIDDIMEFPFIDAPPLQTFLSSLYELFFIGALDASGKLTSLGVAMSRFPLQPSLSKILLIASQNGCSEEMLTIVSMLSVPQVFYRPKERMRESDLSRRRFFVAESDHLTLLNVYSQWKCNKYSHRWCNKYFLHYKSLQRAREIREQLKKIMAKNRIKLVSAGPDWSIIRKCICSGFAQQCAKRSGLSKYVHLKTGMDIQLHPTSALYGMGDLPSYIIYHELLMTKTEYACCVTAVDPFWLMEYGALLYDIKRVAYVNDSQRITQVDVQSGNLPQKEDELEHRLKRCIAEKTRLIQTLKLQQDSKDIIPKSEISTSNKKKQRHTAHIGLKRKRPF; encoded by the coding sequence ATGGTAGAAGATGCTGGTGATATTTTGAGGTGGATTCAGGAACATTTTGCCGAGGCAGTGACGGAACAGCTAGTGGCAACATTGAGAAGGCTctataaaaataataaagataaTTTACCAGGATTCATCGAGGGCTGTAATGCATTTGGAAAATTGCGAGGACAAGATGATTTCATTCGTCGGCTTTTTGAGAGGCTAGCTGGTGCTGAAAAAGGATCTTTAAGTGAGGAACATGTGGTGAAATCCGAGCCAGCGAGGAAGAAAAGGCTCGGTGAAATGAGTTCTCGAGTTCCCTTAAACTACGACAGTGATGACAACGACGACGATACTGTTGATAATTACCCAAAGGAGACACCAGTAAATgtcaaatccaaatttAGAATGAAGGAAGTGAAGAACGATGGAGAGATGCCCAGGATGAAATTTaagaagataaaaaaagaggtTGCGAATAAATTGAAGGAGTACTCTTCAACTGATGGAAGATTGTCTATTTCAAACGGCAAACCGTCCAACAGATCCAACTCACCATCTATAGTTCACGCTCAAGTACCGGAGCTACAATCTTTTTACATGAGCATTTCGCAAGAACCCGAGAATAATGACGATGGCACTGTCGCGAACAGTAGCGAATCCGACGTTCCAGAGGAAGAACAATTAAGTGAAGATCGCGGTTGGTACAATTGTGATGACGATTATGGGAACCCTGTCTTGGATGATTCAGTTAAAACAAAGGAATTAGATTTCACGCCAGCTAATCAGACTTACATGCGAAATAAGGAAAAAGCTACTGATGCAAATGATTCTTATACAGAAATTCAGGTGTATGCGTTACCAATGAGTAGGAGAAAAGAGCTTATACCACGGTTTCTGCAGCAATACATCGAGACGCGTGGAATCTCCAATGCTACTTTGATTGGTTCCTTTTTGCAATCATCACGGGATGGTTTCACAAGTCCTTTCAAAAATCCTGATGGTGTTTTTGCAATAAACGCAAGGAAAGGCAGCAAGCTCGTCGCGATAAGAAGATTAGCCAGGGATCAAAGTAAAAGTTCCAGACAAACAGCCGAGGTTGCAGGTACCGCTGTCGGAAACGTGTTAGGAATTAAGGAGGATAAGACTGAAAATCCAATAGCAGTGGAAATCGATGCAAAAAGTGATAAAATTGAGTTAACAAGAGCCGATATCGAGCTGTCCAGAAGGAAGCTACCTTCGTATGCAGCAAAATCCGCATTGCTACAGTTGATTAGAGATAACCAAATAATGGTGATAATTGGAGAGACAGGTTCCGGTAAAACGACACAGTTGGCTCAGTATATTTATGAAGCTGGAATTTGTGCAGGCGGTCAGCTGATCGGATGCACTCAACCTCGAAGAGTGGCGGCAATATCTGTTGCAAAACGAGTTGCATTGGAAATGGACGCGGAGTTGGGACAAGAAGTTGGATATGCTATAAGgtttgaagatgaaacatcagaaaaaacaaagattaAATTCATGACTGATGGTATTCTACTCCGAGAAGCTCTTTTGGATGAAACTCTGGAAAAATATGGTTGCATTGTAATAGATGAAGCTCATGAGCGCTCTTTGAACACAGACATTGTATTGGGAATGCTGAAAAGACTGCTATCGCGGAGAAGGGATCTTAAAGTTATCATTACTTCGGCAACAATGAATGCAGCTaagttttcaaagttttttgGCTCAGCACCTCTTTTTACTATACCGGGAAGAACTTATCcaaaaaagttgatttaTTCTAAAAGCCCTGTCGAGGACTACGTAGAAGCGGCTGTAATGCAGACAGTTAGCATTCATGTGTCTACCGAGATTGATAGCGGAGATATTCTAATCTTCATGACAGGCcaagaagatattgaagcAACGTTTGATGCTATCAAGGAAAGACTAGCAGAAGTATACTCCAGAAACTCTTCTATCTCTACTTTCAACGATATAGATAACGTCGAAATATTCACCATATACTCCGCTCTACCAGGAGATATTCAAAATCGAATATTTGAGAGTTTGCCAAGcggaaagagaaaaatagTTATTGCCACTAATATTGCTGAAACGTCCCTTACAATTGATGGTATTAGATATGTTATTGACCCCGGATATGCTAAAATGAAGATTTATAATTCAAGGATTGGTCTTGATAGTTTAACAGTGTGTCCGATCGCACGAGCAAACGCGGATCAACGTTCTGGGAGGGCTAGCCGTACGTCGCCCGGTACAACCTATAGACTATATCCGGAAAGTACTGTCGAAGAGGATATGTTTGCGCAAACCATTCCAGAAATTCAGCGGACAAACCTCTCAAACACGGTACTTCTACTTAAAACTTTGGGAATCGACGATATAATGGAGTTTCCGTTTATAGATGCACCTCCATTGCAAACATTTTTGTCATCTCTTTACGAGCTGTTCTTTATTGGCGCCTTAGATGCCAGTGGAAAATTGACATCTTTAGGTGTTGCAATGTCGAGATTTCCGCTTCAACCATCTTTGAGTAAAATATTGCTCATTGCTTCCCAAAACGGCTGCAGTGAAGAGATGCTTACCATCGTTTCAATGCTATCAGTTCCCCAGGTTTTCTATAGGCCAAAAGAGAGGATGAGAGAGTCTGATTTATCTAGACGTCGATTTTTTGTTGCTGAATCAGACCATCTTACACTCTTAAATGTTTATTCACAGTGGAAGTGTAACAAGTACTCACACAGATGGTGTAACAAATACTTTTTGCATTATAAATCATTGCAAAGAGCAAGAGAAATTCGAGAAcagttgaagaaaatcatGGCCAAGAATAGGATCAAACTGGTATCGGCAGGGCCAGATTGGAGTATCATAAGAAAATGTATTTGCTCGGGATTTGCTCAACAATGTGCTAAGAGATCTGGTTTGAGTAAATATGTTCACTTGAAGACGGGAATGGATATACAGCTTCATCCCACAAGTGCATTATACGGGATGGGTGACCTTCCATCATACATCATATACCATGAGCTTTTAATGACAAAGACAGAGTATGCATGTTGCGTAACTGCTGTGGATCCTTTTTGGTTAATGGAATACGGAGCACTGCTCTACGATATTAAGAGAGTAGCTTATGTCAACGACTCGCAGAGGATCACTCAAGTAGATGTTCAATCTGGAAATCTTCCGCAAAAGGAAGATGAACTCGAGCACAGGCTGAAGAGATGTATTGCTGAAAAGACCCGTTTAATTCAGACTTTGAAACTACAGCAAGACTCGAAAGATATCATTCCCAAAAGCGAAATTAGTACctcaaataaaaagaagcaaagaCACACAGCACATATTGGATTGAAGAGAAAACGGCCTTTTTGA
- the OMA1 gene encoding metalloendopeptidase (similar to Saccharomyces cerevisiae OMA1 (YKR087C); ancestral locus Anc_5.684) — MIRISLKRNFLGRNVFKSNPVLLARLYSGTRYRRFNGNQDKTFKDYLYDASSRKYLAILLGGGSLFYISNLDEAPVSGRTRFIWLPRPIETLVGDYSYKSILGQTGNSILPESHSVTQRVARVFERIVDAAYKDPSVDKTMLEGVNWKIHVVNDPSAPPNAFVLPGGKVFVFVSMLGICQNDDGLATVLSHEFAHQLARHTSENLSKAPFCVMLSAFMYTLTGANAFNGLLLDGFLRMPASRQMETEADYIGLMIMSRACFNPDESVRLWRRMEEFEKQQARGASNFEFLSTHPASERRIENMTKWLGKAREIYEQSDCSMYNSYYQGLKNSVFGFADPQFTLSRI, encoded by the coding sequence ATGATCAGAATCTCGTTGAAAAGGAACTTTCTTGGTCGCAACGTTTTTAAGTCGAACCCCGTGTTGCTAGCAAGGCTTTATTCCGGAACTAGATATAGGAGGTTCAATGGTAATCAAGACAAAACCTTTAAAGATTACCTTTACGATGCatcttcaagaaaatatttagCTATTTTACTTGGTGGAGGATCTTTGTTTTACATATCTAACTTGGATGAAGCGCCAGTTAGTGGCAGAACAAGGTTTATCTGGCTCCCTCGTCCAATTGAGACGCTTGTTGGAGATTATTCTTATAAATCAATTCTGGGACAGACAGGCAACTCTATATTACCGGAAAGTCACTCAGTTACCCAAAGAGTGGCGAGAGTTTTCGAAAGAATTGTCGATGCTGCCTACAAAGATCCATCTGTTGATAAAACTATGCTCGAAGGAGTAAACTGGAAAATACATGTTGTCAACGACCCAAGTGCGCCACCCAATGCTTTCGTATTACCAGGTGGTAAAGTGTTCGTGTTTGTTAGTATGTTGGGAATATGCcaaaatgatgatggttTGGCCACCGTATTGTCGCATGAGTTCGCACATCAGTTGGCGAGACATACAAGTGAAAACTTATCAAAAGCGCCTTTTTGCGTTATGCTAAGCGCCTTCATGTATACACTGACGGGAGCCAACGCATTCAACGGTCTACTTTTAGACGGGTTCCTCAGAATGCCAGCATCTAGACAAATGGAAACCGAGGCCGACTATATTGGACTCATGATCATGTCCAGGGCCTGCTTCAATCCTGACGAATCGGTGAGACTCTGGAGAAGGATGGAGgaatttgagaaacaaCAGGCAAGAGGTGCCAGTAATTTCGAATTCCTGAGCACACACCCAGCAAGTGAAAGACGAATTGAAAACATGACAAAATGGTTAGGGAAGGCCCGCGAAATCTATGAGCAATCCGATTGCAGTATGTACAACAGTTACTACCAGGGATTAAAAAATTCCGTTTTCGGATTTGCTGATCCACAATTTACTCTAAGTCGCATATAA
- the RTS2 gene encoding Rts2p (similar to Saccharomyces cerevisiae RTS2 (YOR077W); ancestral locus Anc_5.685): protein MAKAEFGSAKYLSNQMKARGLQKLRFYCQVCEKQCRDENGFKSHIRSPSHLRKISQLSEASIDEYTRGFESDFLKLLKISHGEKKIRANKFYSQFIQDKNHIHMNATRFTSLTKFVQHLSKEGKIRLHGSEDVPEEDMDVEQLSISYVDNSKENLQRKEALHELEINETSEQEINAKLLQRQIETCLKDAMEEEKNHEVPINASNSYNEHKDKVKIDLKASIKSQRVAKKRSKPKKKSLFN from the coding sequence ATGGCGAAGGCTGAATTTGGCTCGGCTAAATATCTTAGCAATCAAATGAAGGCCAGAGGCCTTCAAAAGCTTCGTTTTTATTGTCAAGTGTGCGAGAAGCAATGTCGAGATGAAAACGGTTTTAAGTCACATATAAGGTCGCCATCACATTTGAGAAAGATAAGTCAATTATCGGAAGCCAGCATTGATGAATATACAAGAGGTTTTGAATCAGATTTTCTTAAACTGCTTAAAATAAGCCATGGGGAGAAGAAAATACGAGCTAATAAATTTTACAGTCAATTCATACAGGACAAGAACCATATACATATGAATGCCACTAGATTTACATCCTTAACAAAATTTGTGCAGCATTTAAGTAAAGAGGGAAAGATTAGGCTACATGGATCTGAAGATGTTCCTGAGGAAGATATGGATGTGGAACAGCTGTCAATATCTTACGTCGATAATtctaaagaaaatttaCAGAGGAAGGAAGCGCTACATGAACTTGAAATCAATGAGACCTCAGAGCAAGAGATTAATGCCAAACTTCTACAAAGACAAATAGAGACCTGTCTGAAGGATGCTATGGAggaggaaaaaaatcacGAAGTTCCAATTAATGCCTCTAATTCATATAACGAGCATAAGGATAAAGTCAAAATAGACCTTAAAGCCAGCATAAAATCCCAGAGGGTAGCGAAAAAGAGATCTAAACCCAAGAAAAAGAGTCTATTTAATTAA
- the TVP38 gene encoding Tvp38p (similar to Saccharomyces cerevisiae TVP38 (YKR088C); ancestral locus Anc_5.686), giving the protein MSFREGDLFEDSFLGDFGNESNTNDLGDRDDDDDFLDVYNLTPRQRLGHSLQKMSRKLVQQYNGLPWWQRYLAYFAGTCLLIAGITLLVFHDRILHRIVETSNELKDEKRTSFVLVALIFVVAFPPLIGFSLLGTITGLIYEMSFQGWLILAVGAVAGSIASFATFKTVLHSRAESLVHSNRRFEAFSSLLRENNSFWILALLRLCPFPYSLTNGAMAAIYGLSIKNFAIAQFIVTPKLLIYLFIGSRIKNIGETKSASSKILNLLSILATMAILTITAWILYFKTQRKYAELQRRDQQLNADSNQNAAFDASFDI; this is encoded by the coding sequence ATGAGTTTTCGAGAGGGTGATTTGTTCGAGGACTCGTTTCTTGGAGATTTTGGTAACGAAAGCAACACGAACGACCTCGGCGACCGTGACGACGACGATGACTTCCTGGATGTTTACAATTTGACGCCCAGACAAAGGCTGGGCCACAGTCTACAGAAAATGTCCCGCAAGCTGGTGCAACAGTACAACGGATTGCCGTGGTGGCAGAGGTACCTGGCGTACTTCGCGGGCACTTGCCTGTTGATTGCAGGGATTACGCTCTTAGTATTCCACGACCGGATTCTCCACAGGATTGTGGAGACCTCGAATGAActgaaagatgaaaaacGCACCTCCTTTGTTCTTGTTGCGCTGATCTTCGTGGTAGCGTTTCCACCATTGATTGGCTTTTCCTTGTTGGGCACTATAACGGGGCTGATCTATGAAATGTCGTTTCAAGGCTGGTTGATACTGGCGGTCGGTGCAGTCGCCGGTTCAATTGCATCTTTTGCTACTTTCAAGACAGTATTACACTCCCGAGCTGAATCATTGGTGCATTCAAATCGAAGATTTGAGGCTTTCTCTTCGCTGTTGAGGGAGAACAACAGTTTTTGGATATTGGCGCTGTTGAGGTTATGTCCATTTCCTTATTCATTAACGAACGGTGCAATGGCCGCTATTTATGGCCTATCTATTAAGAATTTTGCCATTGCTCAATTCATCGTCACGCCAAAATTGCTCATTTACCTGTTCATTGGttcaagaatcaaaaatattggcGAAACAAAGTCGGCAAGTTCGAAGATTCTAAACTTGCTAAGTATTCTTGCTACGATGGCAATTCTAACAATAACAGCATGGATcctatatttcaaaacacAAAGGAAATATGCAGAACTGCAAAGACGTGATCAACAGTTAAATGCAGACTCAAACCAGAATGCTGCTTTTGATGcatcttttgatatctaG
- a CDS encoding SDR family oxidoreductase — MSTIASGIPIPQAKPELAENVMDLFSLKGKVASVTGASGGIGYEVAVGFAQAGADVAMWYNSNPAIEKEVEGLSKKYGVTVKAYQCSLTDGEQVSKTIQQIESDFGKIDIMVANAGVAWAYGPLLDLAEEDSEKCDYEWKRMMDIDVNSVYYVAKNVGSVFKKQGFGSFVITASMSGHIANVPKLQVAYNTAKAALIHMGRSLALEWAGFARVNTVSPGYVETPLTASRAPELKQQWRTLVPMGRLAYPKEMVGAYLYLASDAATYTTGTDIIVDGGYCCA, encoded by the coding sequence ATGTCTACTATTGCATCAGGAATACCAATCCCTCAAGCTAAACCGGAGCTTGCGGAGAACGTAATGGACCTGTTCTCATTGAAGGGCAAAGTTGCATCGGTGACAGGTGCCTCGGGCGGTATTGGCTATGAAGTGGCAGTGGGGTTTGCTCAGGCCGGTGCGGATGTGGCAATGTGGTACAACTCCAATCCCGCGATTGAGAAAGAGGTCGAGGGGCTGTCGAAGAAGTACGGCGTCACGGTCAAGGCATACCAGTGCTCGCTGACTGATGGAGAGCAGGTCTCAAAGACAATCCAACAGATCGAGAGCGATTTCGGGAAAATCGATATAATGGTGGCTAACGCCGGTGTGGCATGGGCATACGGACCACTGCTGGATCTCGCCGAAGAGGACTCGGAGAAGTGCGACTATGAATGGAAACGAATGATGGACATCGATGTGAACAGCGTGTACTACGTCGCCAAGAACGTTGGCAGTGTGTTCAAGAAGCAGGGATTCGGGTCATTTGTCATCACAGCGTCAATGTCTGGTCACATTGCCAATGTCCCGAAGTTACAAGTAGCGTATAACACAGCAAAAGCCGCCTTGATTCACATGGGCAGATCGCTGGCGTTGGAGTGGGCGGGGTTTGCTCGTGTCAACACCGTTTCACCCGGTTACGTTGAAACTCCGTTGACAGCATCCCGTGCCCCGGAACTGAAGCAGCAATGGCGTACTCTTGTTCCAATGGGACGTCTGGCTTATCCCAAGGAAATGGTTGGTGCCTACCTCTACCTAGCTTCTGATGCTGCGACCTACACAACCGGTACTGACATAATCGTTGATGGTGGCTACTGCTGTGCCTAA
- the BUD21 gene encoding Bud21p (similar to Saccharomyces cerevisiae BUD21 (YOR078W); ancestral locus Anc_5.687) translates to MPAKPRSHVKFSEEIASDPAHVKVQTVQSTEHSSDDESDESEDDAPEEEGVSNGKLMVEKEILKREELLKAEQKQLKEQRRKNDAFYKSQQQSKKGRTSEIRNNDTLDELPEEIFNKLEDDNKLCRQEASSKHINFNEEDYIPEIKKQLSDKKKLTLKKLRATSAKKGPVSVKVLSSTQLLSSMAPKREASIMGTKEKWLRRKALKRR, encoded by the coding sequence ATGCCCGCTAAGCCTCGAAGTCATGTTAAATTCagtgaagaaattgccTCCGATCCTGCACACGTGAAGGTTCAGACAGTTCAAAGCACGGAACATAGTAGTGACgatgaaagtgatgaaagTGAGGATGATGCACCTGAAGAAGAGGGTGTGTCAAACGGAAAGCTTATGGTAGAGAAGGAAATACTTAAACGTGAAGAGCTCTTAAAGGCAGAGCAAAAACAGCTCAAGGAgcagagaagaaaaaacgaTGCCTTTTATAAAAGTCAGCAACAGTCGAAGAAGGGGAGGACCAGTGAGATACGGAATAACGACACACTTGATGAGCTTCCTGaggaaattttcaataaactGGAAGATGATAACAAGCTTTGTCGTCAAGAAGCTTCGTCAAAAcatatcaatttcaatgaagaagacTACATACCcgaaatcaaaaagcaactaagtgataaaaaaaaattgacgttgaaaaaattgagagcTACTTCTGCTAAGAAGGGACCTGTGTCTGTTAAAGTTTTGTCGTCCACACAACTATTGTCGTCGATGGCACCAAAGAGGGAAGCTTCGATTATGGGGACAAAGGAGAAATGGCTAAGAAGAAAGGCACTGAAAAGGAGGTAA
- the ATX2 gene encoding Mn(2+) transporter ATX2 (similar to Saccharomyces cerevisiae ATX2 (YOR079C); ancestral locus Anc_5.688): MSVGIGTVLLLAGLLLCATFAIGIIPLYCLNHGISNRASYIDILSRFGVGMLLGTSFMLVIPEGVRACLEHNGNVGLNLLIGVMVVYILDQSVQIMVNRRSATTNAIQNNITFEIDTFRDLLRNPKQVAMSILQNNVVFALVVHGLSDGIALGTTVNNESLLIIVLIAIVVHKIPAVLSLTSVMISKQHLPKWEIMSNLFAFALSTPLGYVVVSAFNLKQSDTMDWIGGNLLLMSGGSLLYASFTAFTTDESSNQSETDDTIENGFYREGSNFVLVNNNPREDSSNKSQNSNVEFENVAPLTPPPNMNNAQLKKRATYHELIYVSLGVLIPVIISFVITED, encoded by the coding sequence ATGTCAGTAGGTATTGGTACAGTATTACTTTTAGCAGGTCTCCTCCTCTGTGCTACGTTTGCCATTGGAATAATACCTCTATACTGCTTGAACCATGGCATTTCCAATAGAGCCTCATACATCGATATCTTATCGCGATTTGGCGTGGGTATGCTACTGGGAACTTCATTCATGTTAGTTATACCGGAGGGAGTACGGGCATGCTTAGAGCACAATGGTAACGTTGGTTTAAACCTCCTGATTGGTGTTATGGTGGTTTATATCTTGGATCAAAGTGTCCAAATAATGGTAAATCGTCGTTCTGCTACTACTAACGcaattcaaaataatatcacgtttgaaattgataccTTTAGAGACCTGCTTCGAAACCCAAAGCAGGTTGCAATGTCTATTCTGCAAAATAACGTTGTCTTTGCATTGGTAGTGCATGGTTTATCAGATGGTATTGCACTAGGTACTACGGTAAATAATGAGTCTCTCTTAATAATTGTTCTGATAGCCATAGTGGTGCATAAGATACCGGCCGTTCTGTCACTAACAAGTGtgatgatatcaaaacaaCACTTGCCAAAATGGGAAATTATGTCGAACCTATTTGCGTTTGCTCTTTCAACACCTCTAGGTTATGTTGTTGTATCTGCgttcaatttgaaacaaTCTGACACAATGGATTGGATCGGCGGGAACTTATTGCTTATGAGTGGTGGTAGTCTTCTTTACGCCTCTTTTACAGCCTTTACGACTGATGAATCATCCAATCAGAGCGAGACTGATGATACTATAGAAAATGGATTCTATCGTGAGGGGAGTAACTTTGTTTTAGTGAACAATAATCCTAGAGAAGATTCTAGTAATAAATCCCAAAACTCCAATGTTGAATTTGAGAACGTTGCACCGCTCACTCCACCGCCAAATATGAATAATGcccaattgaaaaaaagagcaacTTATCATGAGCTGATCTATGTGTCGCTTGGCGTGCTGATCCCGGTGATTATTTCATTTGTGATAACTGAGGATTGA